A section of the Archangium lipolyticum genome encodes:
- a CDS encoding DUF5953 family protein, with protein MMTTRARLHLHVYAPALTSDDGRPLAAVEGMERSLPGLRLAWRVSESGRPIALTQRATWLAKSAADGEFGLLCNGDESYPVLMDGQQESAIASPGREPLLIVHAKLPQDEPVVAAAGDMLENVAEGVRARWGTVAPGPVRLVIAAQTGPKSGGPQPPPHGLPMLKLPWNIRSPKVPQYLGWINYWSAAAAEAIGFPDPSRDAELLARARRTASGGWVVSLTAAPLDLDKPEHLNALKRGYERFPEIGGRSEA; from the coding sequence ATGATGACTACTCGGGCTCGCCTCCATCTGCATGTCTACGCGCCAGCTCTCACGAGCGACGACGGGCGCCCGCTCGCGGCTGTTGAAGGGATGGAGCGGTCACTCCCTGGCTTGCGGTTGGCGTGGCGGGTCTCGGAGTCGGGGCGGCCCATCGCGCTTACTCAGCGCGCGACGTGGCTGGCGAAGTCCGCTGCAGACGGCGAGTTTGGGTTGCTGTGCAATGGGGACGAGAGCTACCCGGTGCTGATGGACGGGCAGCAAGAGAGCGCGATCGCGAGTCCGGGGCGCGAGCCGTTGCTTATCGTCCATGCGAAGCTCCCGCAGGACGAGCCCGTTGTCGCTGCTGCTGGGGACATGCTGGAAAACGTCGCGGAGGGCGTGCGCGCCAGGTGGGGAACCGTGGCGCCCGGCCCCGTGAGGTTGGTCATCGCTGCGCAGACGGGCCCGAAGTCGGGGGGGCCGCAACCACCTCCCCACGGGCTTCCAATGCTCAAGCTCCCGTGGAACATCCGCTCACCCAAGGTTCCCCAGTACCTCGGGTGGATCAACTACTGGTCCGCGGCGGCCGCGGAGGCCATCGGCTTCCCGGACCCATCCCGCGATGCCGAGTTGCTGGCGCGGGCCCGGCGGACGGCGTCGGGTGGGTGGGTGGTGAGCCTCACCGCGGCGCCCCTCGACTTGGACAAGCCCGAGCACCTGAACGCCCTCAAGCGAGGCTATGAGCGCTTCCCGGAGATCGGTGGGCGCTCGGAGGCGTGA
- a CDS encoding DUF6310 domain-containing protein yields MLKEYRSPEAGEGGGTQLEARRSSRGRPWLASRVLVLVVLGLQAACATSYPMGGTLTGTARSWRRGGGAQVAAEEVREDLVVGNLRRAAKLPWTDGGRCVVEESGQPWADLVERCFYALDHERVRFRDATGRCSVASAGAGALGIGLCVLAAPELVVGAVVVAGVVVVGYAISEALEAYEKRGRPQVRPPPTRPVPETRPVPEAQPVAETKPVSQEPQKKRRPKTQPEGEGRPPPLPPEPTDRERDRKCEATPVPHSGGNKAHNRCADWYPPNRWPGMDAHVDGRDFDALQVGVRVLWEIKVEYFDGYSDFIKGITVKKEVKEFRAYRAIALACGYAFKVGVISEAHKAALLEEDASFDIVVTGCK; encoded by the coding sequence ATGTTGAAGGAGTACCGGAGTCCTGAGGCGGGGGAGGGCGGCGGTACGCAGCTCGAAGCTCGGCGGAGCTCGCGCGGCCGGCCCTGGCTTGCCTCGCGTGTCTTGGTGCTGGTGGTTCTCGGGCTGCAGGCCGCGTGCGCGACCAGCTACCCCATGGGCGGAACGCTCACCGGCACGGCGCGCAGCTGGCGGCGCGGGGGTGGTGCCCAGGTGGCGGCCGAGGAAGTGCGCGAGGACCTGGTGGTCGGCAACCTCCGGCGCGCGGCGAAGCTGCCCTGGACGGACGGGGGCCGGTGCGTCGTCGAGGAGTCGGGCCAGCCATGGGCCGACCTGGTAGAGCGGTGCTTCTACGCGCTCGACCACGAGCGGGTGCGGTTCAGGGACGCCACGGGGCGGTGCTCGGTCGCCTCCGCGGGCGCCGGGGCCTTGGGCATCGGGCTCTGTGTCCTCGCGGCCCCGGAGCTGGTCGTGGGGGCCGTTGTCGTCGCCGGCGTGGTGGTGGTGGGTTACGCCATTTCAGAGGCGCTGGAGGCCTACGAGAAGCGTGGGCGTCCCCAGGTGCGTCCACCTCCGACGCGGCCCGTGCCGGAGACACGGCCGGTGCCAGAAGCGCAGCCGGTGGCCGAGACGAAGCCCGTCTCACAGGAGCCCCAGAAGAAGCGGCGGCCCAAGACGCAGCCGGAGGGAGAGGGCAGGCCGCCCCCGCTGCCACCCGAGCCCACGGACAGGGAGCGAGACCGCAAGTGCGAGGCCACGCCGGTGCCGCACTCAGGCGGCAACAAGGCCCACAACAGGTGCGCCGACTGGTATCCGCCCAACCGCTGGCCCGGGATGGATGCACATGTAGATGGCAGGGACTTCGACGCGCTCCAGGTGGGAGTGCGTGTCCTGTGGGAAATCAAGGTCGAGTACTTCGACGGATACAGCGACTTCATCAAGGGGATCACGGTCAAGAAGGAGGTTAAGGAGTTCAGGGCGTACAGGGCGATAGCTCTGGCCTGTGGGTATGCCTTCAAGGTCGGGGTGATCAGCGAGGCCCACAAGGCCGCTCTCCTGGAGGAAGACGCCAGCTTTGATATCGTCGTCACAGGGTGCAAATGA
- a CDS encoding DUF2381 family protein, with protein MLSAPLAPLLVWLLTGTAPPSSSQACEQDRRRIELTQTSPHDFQEVCISAGFVTTLLFDSRIHAEQIELEAMEDFTEVEASGRLLLLVPSSRLEAGRRLRLSVKFEDGEAPAGATFILVVDPLRAERQVEVVRPRRALEACRRELDVVSVRTRQLQLELEHLRARVVQERNLERAALSEMENEGKLIVRNLSKDVTWDEKAVLALKLISYRAVRTKGSMLLQVELTLPRSAQPWRINDLTLSASGMTKQRYTRIWQAPTLANDGLYFLLTCEVEMDEPSALHELVLTTQGGQALTIGNISIP; from the coding sequence GTGCTCTCCGCCCCCCTTGCCCCCCTTCTTGTCTGGCTCCTCACGGGTACTGCTCCGCCTTCCAGCTCACAAGCATGTGAGCAGGACAGGCGGCGCATCGAGCTGACACAGACCTCCCCTCATGATTTCCAGGAGGTGTGCATCAGCGCGGGGTTCGTCACCACACTGCTCTTCGATTCACGCATTCACGCAGAGCAGATTGAATTGGAAGCAATGGAGGACTTCACCGAGGTGGAAGCCAGTGGGCGTCTCCTCTTGCTCGTTCCCTCGAGCAGGCTGGAGGCGGGGAGACGCCTACGGCTATCCGTGAAATTCGAGGATGGTGAGGCGCCTGCTGGCGCGACCTTCATCCTCGTGGTGGACCCCCTGAGAGCAGAGCGACAGGTGGAGGTGGTCCGTCCTCGGAGAGCCCTGGAAGCATGTCGACGCGAGTTGGATGTCGTAAGTGTCAGAACCAGGCAATTGCAGCTCGAACTCGAGCACCTACGCGCACGTGTGGTTCAAGAGAGGAACCTCGAGAGAGCCGCCTTGTCGGAGATGGAGAACGAAGGCAAGCTGATCGTTCGGAATCTGAGCAAGGACGTCACCTGGGATGAAAAAGCAGTGTTGGCCCTGAAGCTCATCAGTTACCGCGCCGTGCGCACCAAAGGGTCCATGCTGCTTCAAGTGGAGCTGACGCTTCCGCGGAGTGCCCAGCCCTGGCGCATCAACGATCTCACGCTATCCGCCAGTGGCATGACGAAACAGCGATATACCAGAATCTGGCAAGCTCCCACGCTCGCGAATGATGGCTTGTATTTTCTGCTGACATGTGAAGTGGAAATGGACGAACCCAGCGCCCTGCATGAGCTCGTCCTGACGACACAAGGGGGCCAGGCGTTGACCATCGGGAACATCTCGATTCCTTGA
- a CDS encoding serine/threonine protein kinase, translating into MTEDLKKPSETRSSEPGLPGPRQPPPPPLTRGTRVGGYSLEDQLGTGGYGTVYSARCGESAVALKILPLETSGGWEEREVDVLRRLKHPHVVRLLGYFDWPENAPYYRVLVMDLVEGSPLDEWARGFNPSALEVVSLLLPLLEALEAVHGSGVVHRDVKVSNILVRASDGQPMLVDFGAGSYTGAPQLTSTLPPGTAEYRGPEVWDFFRNHVGEKEARYSPSPADDLWAVGIVLYWLLADRLPFTGRDVLAVGRAVLTQAPVPPHVHNGRVPKALSHVCLRMLEKRREARYANAWEVRAALLALKARANKSWQLPLFEPRSPHNATTSSAPALADGQDPLARMVRLARQPPRRGEAVKQVPAPSGAGWLAVFPSLIRGAAWAGMALGLGGFTLASDSWPGTSPHAQPPSAVVHATLPFMSPEPYPIQGDTFFQVVAPPWKSPDVGGDAAPNGKVLPAPVVNVRHGEKNMRAKSKKNVSPAQEEKKHVENYNRLSAMCAAGVLAITSSACTAPSALTQNFARTFDTPEKLNREEFAMTMKCPREAVEYMKKHGIEIGKFYDSVWSERVPMEIPMEQISENEQVDLPAPFARTRHEQNKSFGSLPISTRPQAFTGPLVIHENRIHARFVNYTYYDEGLVGPKEDANFFGPVCMEAWHNGEPGVPYLGKGKGKNTIRTFARIQLRAVDHW; encoded by the coding sequence ATGACAGAAGATCTGAAGAAGCCTTCCGAGACCCGCTCCTCCGAACCCGGCCTCCCAGGCCCCCGCCAGCCCCCACCGCCCCCACTGACCCGAGGCACCCGGGTGGGCGGCTACTCGTTGGAGGATCAGCTGGGGACGGGAGGCTATGGCACCGTGTACAGCGCGCGCTGCGGGGAGAGCGCCGTCGCGCTGAAGATCCTCCCGTTGGAGACCTCCGGGGGCTGGGAGGAGCGGGAGGTGGACGTGCTCCGCCGGCTGAAGCACCCCCACGTGGTGCGGCTGCTGGGGTACTTCGACTGGCCGGAGAACGCTCCCTACTACCGCGTCCTCGTCATGGATCTCGTGGAAGGCTCGCCCCTGGACGAGTGGGCACGCGGGTTCAACCCGTCGGCACTCGAGGTGGTGTCGCTGCTGCTGCCGCTGCTGGAGGCACTGGAGGCGGTGCACGGCTCGGGCGTGGTGCACCGGGACGTGAAGGTCTCCAACATCCTGGTGCGCGCCTCGGATGGACAACCGATGCTGGTGGACTTCGGCGCGGGCTCCTACACGGGGGCACCGCAGCTCACGTCCACGCTGCCACCGGGCACCGCGGAGTATCGCGGTCCCGAGGTCTGGGACTTCTTCCGCAATCACGTGGGCGAGAAAGAGGCACGCTACTCACCCAGTCCCGCGGACGACCTGTGGGCGGTGGGCATCGTGCTCTACTGGCTGCTGGCGGATCGCCTGCCCTTCACCGGTAGGGATGTCCTCGCGGTGGGCAGGGCCGTCCTCACGCAGGCGCCCGTGCCGCCCCACGTCCACAACGGCCGCGTCCCGAAGGCCCTGAGCCACGTGTGCCTGCGCATGCTGGAGAAGCGACGCGAGGCCCGGTACGCGAACGCGTGGGAGGTGCGCGCGGCGCTGCTGGCCCTGAAGGCGCGAGCGAACAAGTCGTGGCAACTCCCCCTGTTCGAGCCCCGGAGCCCACACAACGCCACCACAAGCTCCGCGCCAGCACTGGCGGACGGGCAGGACCCCCTGGCTCGGATGGTGAGACTCGCACGGCAGCCACCGCGCCGAGGAGAAGCAGTGAAGCAGGTGCCGGCGCCATCGGGAGCCGGCTGGCTGGCGGTTTTCCCGTCCCTCATCCGTGGCGCCGCATGGGCCGGGATGGCGTTGGGGCTGGGGGGCTTCACCCTGGCCTCGGACTCATGGCCAGGCACCTCGCCACATGCGCAGCCGCCCTCTGCGGTAGTACACGCGACCCTACCTTTCATGTCCCCCGAGCCCTATCCCATACAAGGAGACACTTTTTTCCAAGTTGTCGCGCCGCCGTGGAAGTCGCCGGATGTTGGTGGGGACGCGGCGCCCAACGGGAAGGTCCTCCCCGCGCCCGTCGTCAACGTCAGACACGGAGAGAAAAACATGCGCGCGAAGAGCAAGAAGAACGTCTCCCCCGCCCAGGAGGAGAAGAAGCACGTGGAGAACTACAACCGACTCAGCGCGATGTGCGCCGCCGGGGTACTGGCCATCACCAGTTCCGCCTGCACCGCGCCGTCCGCCCTCACCCAGAACTTCGCCAGGACCTTCGACACCCCGGAGAAGCTCAACAGGGAGGAGTTCGCGATGACGATGAAGTGCCCTCGCGAAGCGGTCGAGTACATGAAGAAGCATGGCATCGAGATCGGGAAATTCTACGACAGTGTCTGGTCGGAGAGAGTCCCAATGGAGATTCCCATGGAACAGATCTCCGAGAACGAACAGGTGGATCTGCCGGCACCGTTCGCCAGAACCCGACATGAACAGAACAAGTCCTTTGGCAGCCTGCCCATCAGTACCAGGCCCCAGGCGTTCACGGGACCACTCGTCATCCATGAGAACCGCATTCATGCCCGTTTCGTCAACTACACCTACTACGATGAGGGGCTCGTTGGCCCGAAGGAGGATGCGAACTTCTTCGGTCCCGTATGCATGGAGGCCTGGCACAATGGCGAGCCGGGTGTCCCCTACCTTGGCAAGGGAAAGGGGAAGAACACGATCAGGACCTTTGCCCGCATCCAGCTCCGGGCAGTGGATCACTGGTAG
- a CDS encoding sensor histidine kinase yields the protein MPLTDPRRFRRLLLRAILVPVGLLLLLAALLLWEVRDLLQTQEAARRSQVTLVRVERVRQLFIDRETGLRGFLLAGDRIFLEPYHAAEQALPKALDELERDLEGKPTEQVRMVELREGWKSWEQVATRMLALYDEGGDWLGLVRSGVGKERMDALRAILDTLVAEERQRAELQGAEAEQGARTVLILGLLWALTVGVLLAWLSRRQLLTLARDYEASLARVQAQADALRASEARLESRVAQRTAELTAANQELESFSYSVSHDLRAPLRAIDGFAQALREDEAERLSSGSRQLLERLQAAAMRMGQLIDDLLQLSRVTRAELRREPVDLSALASSVATELRQREPGREVNLAIQPGLSTRGDPRLLRVLMENLLGNAWKFTSKRPGARIEFFSETAGGVTHYAVRDDGVGFDMAYADKLFTPFQRMHKATDFPGTGIGLATVQRIVHRHGGHIEAQATVGGGAIFRFTLQESLA from the coding sequence ATGCCCCTGACCGACCCGCGACGCTTCCGCCGCCTGCTGCTGCGCGCCATCCTGGTGCCGGTGGGGTTGTTGCTCCTGCTCGCGGCCCTCCTCCTGTGGGAGGTGAGAGACCTGCTCCAGACCCAGGAGGCGGCGCGCCGCTCCCAGGTGACCCTCGTCCGGGTGGAGCGCGTGCGCCAGCTCTTCATCGACCGGGAGACCGGCCTGCGCGGCTTCCTCCTCGCGGGCGATCGCATCTTCCTGGAGCCCTACCATGCCGCCGAGCAGGCGCTCCCCAAGGCGCTCGATGAGCTGGAGCGGGACCTGGAGGGCAAACCCACGGAGCAGGTCCGGATGGTGGAGCTTCGAGAAGGCTGGAAGAGCTGGGAGCAGGTGGCCACGCGGATGCTCGCCCTCTATGACGAGGGGGGCGACTGGCTCGGCCTCGTGCGCTCGGGAGTCGGTAAGGAACGCATGGATGCGCTGCGCGCCATCCTGGACACCCTCGTCGCCGAGGAGCGCCAGCGCGCCGAGCTCCAGGGCGCCGAGGCCGAGCAGGGGGCCCGCACCGTGCTCATCCTCGGGCTGTTGTGGGCGCTCACCGTGGGGGTGCTGCTCGCCTGGCTCAGCCGGCGTCAGTTGCTCACCCTGGCCCGGGATTACGAGGCCAGTCTGGCCCGGGTGCAGGCCCAGGCCGACGCCCTGCGCGCCAGTGAGGCCCGCCTGGAGTCGCGCGTGGCCCAGCGCACCGCCGAGCTGACCGCCGCCAACCAGGAGCTGGAGTCCTTCAGCTACTCCGTCTCCCATGACCTGCGCGCGCCCCTGCGCGCCATCGACGGCTTCGCCCAGGCGCTGCGCGAGGACGAGGCCGAGCGTCTGTCGTCCGGCAGCCGTCAGCTCCTCGAGCGTCTACAGGCGGCCGCCATGCGCATGGGCCAGCTCATCGACGACCTGCTGCAGCTCTCCCGTGTCACCCGTGCCGAGCTGCGCCGCGAGCCGGTGGACCTCAGCGCGCTCGCCAGCTCCGTGGCCACCGAGCTCCGCCAGCGTGAGCCCGGGCGCGAAGTGAACCTCGCCATCCAGCCCGGTCTCTCCACCCGGGGCGACCCCCGGTTGCTCCGCGTGTTGATGGAGAACCTCCTGGGCAACGCCTGGAAGTTCACCAGCAAGCGTCCCGGGGCCCGCATCGAATTCTTCTCGGAGACGGCCGGCGGCGTGACTCACTACGCTGTCCGCGACGACGGCGTGGGGTTCGACATGGCGTACGCGGACAAGCTCTTCACTCCCTTCCAGAGGATGCACAAGGCCACCGACTTCCCTGGCACGGGGATTGGTCTGGCCACGGTGCAACGTATCGTCCATCGTCATGGTGGACACATCGAGGCCCAGGCCACCGTGGGTGGCGGCGCCATCTTCCGCTTTACCTTGCAGGAGTCGCTCGCATGA
- a CDS encoding response regulator — translation MSSQRAILLVEDNPDDVDLTRRAFQRAGHPQPLEVVEDGVEALDYLFARGSYTHRAGEPLPALVLLDLKLPRLSGHEVLRQIRANASTRFLPVVILTSSDEEKDLVQSYSHGCNSYVRKPVSYNEFVEAARQLGLYWLALNRVPQPGVHE, via the coding sequence ATGAGCTCCCAACGCGCCATCCTCCTCGTGGAAGACAACCCGGACGATGTGGACCTCACCCGGCGTGCCTTCCAGCGTGCGGGCCACCCTCAACCGCTGGAGGTGGTGGAGGATGGAGTGGAGGCACTCGACTATCTCTTCGCCCGGGGCTCGTACACGCACCGGGCCGGCGAGCCCCTTCCCGCCCTCGTGCTGCTGGACCTCAAGCTGCCGCGCCTGAGTGGGCACGAGGTGCTGCGGCAGATCCGGGCCAACGCCAGCACCCGCTTCCTCCCGGTGGTCATCCTCACCTCCTCGGACGAGGAGAAGGACCTGGTGCAGAGCTACAGCCACGGCTGCAACAGCTACGTGCGCAAGCCGGTGAGCTACAACGAGTTCGTCGAGGCGGCGCGCCAGCTGGGCCTCTACTGGTTGGCGCTCAACCGCGTGCCGCAGCCGGGGGTTCATGAATGA
- a CDS encoding ATP-binding response regulator → MTPLRVLQVEDNPDDVLLVERELRRGGFDVQSHRVQTEEEMRAALNAGPWDIILSDYCMPGFDAPTALRVLHDTGKDIPLIVVSGSVGELEGVEVMKAGARDYFPKTLLTRLPAAVARELEEARIRHEQRLAERDRTLLARTGEVLARSLDFQETLNQVVHLCVPELADWCAVYFSETGESLKVVALAHEDPARVAQGFETDRLYPLDPNATSGPVRVWRTGEPQLLTDVPSARLEVLARSPEHLRRMLALGLRSVIHVPLLGRSGSLGVMTLGTREGGRPRFSSRDMPVVQEVGRRAALALDNARLFHESQEAIRLRDEFLAVAAHELRTPLTTLGLQLGTLVQRARRETSSDLVERLERGLRQVRRLGTLVETLLDVSRLSTDGLPLSLERLDLGELMGEVLERFEAEAQAMGCALRLDVAPGVVGQWDRMRVEQVVSSLLSNALKFGARQPVEVRVDRDGTVARVVVEDRGIGIPEAQLERIFERFGRAVSSRSYGGLGLGLYLARRAAEAHGGRVWAEQRQEGGARFTLELPLGALAQSSKELS, encoded by the coding sequence ATGACGCCCCTGCGCGTCCTGCAGGTCGAGGACAATCCCGACGACGTGCTGCTGGTGGAGCGCGAGCTGCGGCGGGGCGGCTTCGACGTCCAGAGCCACCGGGTGCAGACGGAGGAGGAGATGCGCGCGGCGCTGAATGCGGGGCCCTGGGACATCATCCTCTCCGACTACTGCATGCCCGGCTTCGACGCGCCGACGGCACTCCGCGTGCTGCACGACACCGGCAAGGACATTCCCCTCATCGTCGTCTCTGGCAGCGTGGGCGAGTTGGAGGGCGTGGAGGTGATGAAGGCCGGTGCCCGCGACTACTTTCCCAAGACGCTCCTCACCCGGCTGCCGGCCGCGGTGGCGCGCGAGCTGGAGGAGGCGCGCATCCGCCATGAACAGAGGCTGGCCGAGCGGGACCGGACCCTGCTGGCCCGCACCGGCGAGGTGCTGGCCCGCTCGCTGGATTTCCAGGAGACGTTGAATCAGGTGGTGCACCTGTGCGTGCCGGAGCTGGCGGACTGGTGCGCCGTCTACTTCTCGGAGACGGGAGAGTCCCTCAAGGTGGTGGCGCTGGCGCACGAGGACCCCGCGCGGGTGGCACAAGGTTTCGAGACGGATCGCCTCTACCCCCTGGACCCGAACGCCACCTCGGGCCCCGTGCGGGTGTGGCGCACCGGCGAGCCGCAGCTGCTGACGGACGTGCCCTCGGCCCGGCTGGAGGTGCTGGCGCGCTCCCCGGAGCACCTGCGCCGGATGCTCGCCCTGGGGCTGCGCTCCGTCATCCACGTCCCGCTGCTGGGGCGTTCGGGGAGCCTGGGCGTGATGACGCTCGGCACCAGGGAGGGAGGGCGGCCGCGCTTCTCCTCGCGGGACATGCCCGTGGTGCAGGAAGTGGGGCGTCGCGCCGCCCTGGCGCTGGACAACGCGCGCCTCTTCCACGAGTCCCAGGAAGCCATCCGCCTGCGTGACGAGTTCCTCGCCGTGGCCGCCCATGAGCTGCGCACCCCGCTCACCACGCTGGGGTTGCAGCTGGGCACCCTCGTGCAGCGGGCGCGGCGGGAGACCTCGTCGGACCTGGTGGAGCGGCTGGAGCGTGGCCTGCGCCAGGTGCGGCGCCTGGGCACGTTGGTGGAGACGCTGCTGGACGTGTCGCGCCTGTCCACCGACGGGCTGCCCCTGTCCCTCGAGCGGTTGGACCTGGGAGAGCTGATGGGCGAGGTGCTGGAGCGTTTCGAGGCGGAGGCCCAGGCCATGGGCTGCGCGCTGCGGTTGGACGTGGCTCCGGGCGTCGTCGGCCAATGGGACCGGATGCGGGTGGAGCAGGTGGTGTCCAGCCTGCTGTCCAACGCCCTCAAGTTCGGTGCGCGCCAGCCGGTGGAGGTGCGGGTGGATCGCGACGGGACGGTGGCCCGGGTGGTGGTGGAGGACCGGGGCATCGGCATTCCGGAGGCCCAGCTCGAGCGCATCTTCGAGCGCTTCGGACGGGCGGTGTCCTCGCGCTCCTACGGGGGGTTGGGGTTGGGGCTGTACCTGGCGCGCCGGGCGGCCGAGGCGCATGGCGGCCGCGTGTGGGCCGAGCAGCGCCAGGAAGGTGGCGCCCGCTTCACGCTGGAGCTACCCCTGGGTGCTCTCGCGCAGTCCTCCAAGGAACTCTCATGA
- a CDS encoding response regulator — protein MTRPLLVVDDDTDLREALEEVLRDAGFTVLGAGNGREALDVLARTRPLPGLVLLDMMMPVLDGQGFAQEMHTVPAWRDIPVVIFSASASNAAVAREVGACAYLRKPVDVEALVETVGRHVLRE, from the coding sequence ATGACGCGCCCCCTGCTGGTGGTGGATGACGACACGGATCTGCGCGAGGCGCTCGAGGAGGTGCTTCGCGACGCGGGCTTCACCGTGCTGGGGGCCGGCAACGGCCGGGAGGCGCTGGACGTGCTCGCGCGCACCCGGCCCCTGCCCGGGCTGGTGCTGCTGGACATGATGATGCCGGTGCTGGACGGCCAGGGCTTCGCCCAGGAGATGCACACGGTCCCCGCGTGGAGGGACATCCCGGTGGTCATCTTCTCCGCCTCGGCCAGCAACGCGGCCGTGGCCCGGGAGGTGGGCGCGTGCGCCTACCTGCGCAAGCCCGTGGACGTGGAGGCGCTGGTGGAGACGGTGGGTCGGCACGTGCTGCGGGAGTGA
- a CDS encoding GNAT family N-acetyltransferase, protein MTDAELTARLRANLWDFKSLQARGGPLRMLDLPGVRAFALPDHPDMRFQQQVMYEDARALAEALAPLEAWYREQDVPVWRVPVYPGETLAEGPLARAGYRPEDAIPAMGLTLSHPPPPHLPRGLILEHPESMDEVLALNALCYGQENAGYFEDWRVQLRPSSQLHAVLVREGDRPLAGAVSFERGDTAGIYLVATHPAARNRGLGALVMHCLHADAAARGRTVAVLQASDMGYGLYQRLGYRDAGGWTNWVRHAR, encoded by the coding sequence ATGACGGACGCTGAACTCACCGCACGCCTGCGGGCCAACCTCTGGGACTTCAAGAGCCTGCAGGCCCGTGGCGGTCCGCTGCGGATGCTCGACCTTCCCGGGGTGCGGGCCTTCGCCCTGCCGGATCATCCGGACATGCGCTTCCAGCAGCAGGTGATGTACGAGGACGCGCGCGCGCTCGCCGAGGCCCTCGCGCCGCTGGAGGCCTGGTACCGCGAGCAGGACGTGCCCGTCTGGCGTGTGCCCGTGTACCCGGGAGAGACCCTCGCGGAGGGCCCCCTGGCCCGCGCCGGATACCGGCCCGAGGACGCCATCCCCGCCATGGGCCTCACCCTGAGCCACCCTCCGCCCCCCCATCTGCCTCGGGGCCTCATCCTGGAGCACCCGGAGAGCATGGACGAAGTGCTCGCGCTCAATGCGCTCTGCTACGGCCAGGAGAACGCCGGCTACTTCGAGGACTGGCGCGTCCAGCTGCGGCCCTCCTCCCAGCTCCATGCCGTGCTGGTGCGCGAGGGCGACAGGCCCCTCGCGGGTGCCGTCTCCTTCGAGCGGGGCGACACCGCGGGCATCTACCTCGTGGCCACCCACCCGGCCGCGCGCAACCGGGGCCTGGGCGCCCTGGTGATGCACTGTCTGCACGCGGACGCGGCCGCCCGGGGCCGCACCGTGGCCGTCCTCCAGGCCTCCGACATGGGATACGGGCTGTACCAGCGGCTCGGCTACCGCGACGCGGGCGGGTGGACCAACTGGGTGCGCCACGCCCGCTGA